Below is a window of Frigoribacterium sp. SL97 DNA.
TTAGGAAACCGTGAGGATCCCGACGGCGACCGCGGTCACGCCTCCTCGACGACCTCTGCCCCGGCGTCGGGCACGAAGCGGTAGCCCATGCCGAGCACCGTGACGAGGTGTCGCGGTGCGGCCGGCACGGGTTCGAGCTTCTTGCGGAGTTGCGCGAAGTAGAGCCTCAGGTAGCCGGTGTCCTTCGCGTGGAAGGGGCCCCAGACCTCGGTCAGGATGGTCTCGCGCGTGATCAGCTTGTCGGGGCTGTGCAGCAACAGCTCGAGGATCTTCCACTCGGTCGGCGTCAGCCGGACGGCCGTGCCGCCGCTGCCCGCGCCGCCGCCCGCACCCGCGCCGCCGCGCGCACCCGCGCCGCCGCCCGCGCCGCCGCCCGGACGACGGACCACGGTCTTCGCCGCGAGGTCGACCTGTACGTCGCCGAACGTGACCACGGGCTGCTCGTCGTCGGTGCCCGAGGGCAACCGGCGGGTCTGCGCCCGGATGCGGGCGAGCAGCTCGTCCATCGAGAAGGGCTTCGTGACGTAGTCGTCGGCGCCCGCGTCCAACGCCTCGACCTTGTCGGCGGCGTCGGTGCGGCCCGACACGACGAGGATGGGCACGGTCGACCAGCCGCGCAGACCGGTGATCACCTCGACCCCGTCGAGATGGGGCATGCCGAGGTCGAGCATGACGAGGTCGGGGTGCCGGCTCGCCGCGAGGTCGAGCGCCTCCCGCCCGTCGGCGGCCGTGAAGACGTCGTAGCCGCGCGCGCCGAGGGTCACCTTGAGCGCCCGCAGGATCTGCGGGTCGTCGTCGGCGATCAGGATCTTCACGGCGCTCACGTGGCCGACCGTACCCGATCGGCCTCGCCTGCCCCGCCCGGCCCGGCCTCGCCTGCCCCGCCCGGCCCGGGCACCACCGGCAGCCCGACCACCATGGTCAACCCGCCGCCGGGGGTGTCGTCGAGTGCGAGCGTGCCGCCCATCGCCTCGACGAAGCCCTTGCTGAGCGCCAGCCCGAGCCCGAGGCCCGTGCCGTTGTCGGTGTCGCCCAGCCGCTGGAACGCGACGAGGATCTCGTCCCGCCGTTCGACCGGGACCCCGGGGCCGCGGTCCACGACCCGCAGCTCGACCCGGTCGCCGAAGGCGCTCGTCGAGATGCGGACGCTCGCGTCCGGCGGCGAGTGGCGCAGGGCGTTGTCGAGCAGGTTGACGACCACGCGCTGCAACAGCACGGCGTCGGCCCGCACGGGCGGCACCGTCGCCCGCAGCGCGAGCTCGACGTCGGCCGGCCCGAGGCCGAGCTCGTCGAGGGCGCCGAGCACGACCTCGTCGACGTCGACGTCCGCGGGCGTCACGGCGAGGGCCCCGGCCTGCACGCGGCTGACGTCGAGCAGGTCGGTGACCAGGGTCGAGAGCGAGTCGAGGCTCTCGTGGGCGGTGGACAGCAGCTCGTCCCGGTCGGAGTCGCTCCAGGCGACGTCGGTCTGCCGCAGTCCGCTGACGGCGGCCGTCGCGGCGGCCAGCGGACGACGCAGGTCGTGACCGACGGCGGCGAGCAGGGCGCTGCGCATGCGGTCGACCTCGGCGAGCGGGGCGACCTGGCCTGCGGCCCGGCTCAGCTCGGAATGAGCGAGGGCCGCCTCGACCTGCGCCGCGACGACGTCCAGGAGGCGCCGGTCGGCCGCCTGCAGTTCGGGTCCGGTCAGCTCGAGGGTCGCGTCGGCGCCCGCGGCGATCGACGTGGTGGTCCCGGCCGGGGACCCGGCTCCGGGACGGCCGTCGTCGGCGAGCCGCGCCTCCCCGATCTCGACCCCGCCCTGGACGACGCGCACCCGGGTCATGCCCAGGGCCTCGCGGGTGCGGCCGATCAGGGCCTGCAGGGCGTCCTGGCCGCGCAGCACGCTCCCCGCGACCGTGGCGAGCAGCTCGGTCTCGGCGAGCGCCCGGGCGGCGGCACGGCTGCGTCGTGCGGCCTGGTCGACCACGTAGCTGACGATCGCGGCGTTGAGCACGTACAGCACGAGTGCCGCCAGGTGCAGCGGCTCGGCGATGGTCAGCTGGTAGATCGGCGCGATGAAGAACAGGTCGAGCGTCACGCCCGAGAGCAGCGCCGCGAGCAGGGCCGGCCAGATGCCGCCCGTGACGGCGACCACCACGACCAGCAGCTGGAAGACCAGCACGGTGCCCGCGATGCCGTCCTCCGAGCGGTGCCCGGCCAGCAGCCCGGTGAGCAGCGGCCCGGCCACGAGGGCGAGCACGAACCCGGCGATCACGCGGCGTCGCGACAGGGCCCCGCCGAGTCGCGGCAGCACCCGGTCGCGTCCGGCCGAGGAGTGGGTGACGATGTGCACGTCGATGCGTCCCGACTCGCGGATCACCGTCGAGCCGATGCCGGGCCCGGTCAACGCCGCGGCCAGGCGCCCCCGCCGGCTGACGCCGATGACGAGCTGCGAGGCGTTGACCCCGCGGGCGAAGGCGACGAGCGCGCGGGGCACGTCCGAGCCGACGACCTGGTGGTACGTGCCGCCGAGCTTCTCGACCAGGGCCCGCTGCGCCGCCAGGGCACCCGGCGCTCCCTGCCGGAGACCGTCCTGCGCACTGACGTGCACGGCGACGAGTTCCCCTCCGGAGGACCGGGCGGCGATGCGGGCGCCCCGCCTGATCAGCGTCTCGCCCTCGGGGCCGCCGGTCAGGGCGACGACGACGCGCTCCCGGGCCTCCCAGGTGCTGTCGATGCCGTGCTCGTCGCGGTACGCCTTCAGCGCGCTGTCCACCTCGTCGGCCAGCCAGAGCAGCGCCAGCTCGCGGAGGGCCGTCAGGTTGCCGAGGCGGAAGAAGTTCGAGAGCGCCGCGTCGACCCGGTCGGCCGGGTAGACGACGCCCTCGGCCAGTCGGTCCCGGAGGGCCTGAGGGGCGAGGTCGACGAGCTCCACCTGGTCGGCCGCCCGCAGCACGGCGTCGGGCACCGTCTCGCGCTGCGTCGCCCCGGTGATGCGCTCGACCACGTCGGTGAGCGAGTCGACGTGCTGGACGTTGACGGTCGAGACGACGTCGATGCCGGCGACGAGCAGGGCCTCGACGTCCTGCCACCGCTTCTCGTGGGTGGAGCCGGGGGCGTTCGTGTGGGCGAGCTCGTCGACCAGCGCGAGCTGCGGTGCCCGCGCGAGCACCGCCTCCAGGTCGAGTTCGTCCAGCGCGACGCCGCGGTGGACGACCGCCCGGCGGGGCACGACCTCGAGGTCGCCGACCAGCGCCGAGGTCGCCCGCCGCCCGTGAGTCTCGACGACGGCCACAACGACGTCGACCCCTTCGGATCGCAACCGTGCCCCTTCTTCGAGCATCGTGTACGTCTTGCCCACGCCGGGCGCCGCCCCCAGCACCACCCGCAACTGCCCTCGCTTCATGGGCTCAGCCTGTCACCCCTGCGGACCCGAGCGTGCCGGACGGGGACCACCCGCCGGGCACACGGGAACGCCCCGTGACCACGGGGGCCACGAGGCGTATGTCTCGAGGGGACCTGGCCCCCTCCGTGGTTCAGCTGGAGGGTCGCACCCGACGCGACCCTGCGCGATCTCACAGGGGGTTGTGTGCCTGGTGCCTCTCGAGGCCGTCCGACCCGAATCGGACTCTTGCAGGATACGCGATCCGGAGGCTCCGTTGCCCATTGGGCATGGAAATTCCCAGGAAGCCCCGGCACGATGGTCCGATGCAGCAGACTCCGGCGCGTGGGGACCTCACCCGATTCGGCACGGAAGCGGTCGGCGGGCGCGACGAGAAGCGTCGGGCGACGAGCCGTGGGCTCGCCGACGCGGCCTTCCGACTGGCGACCGAGAAGGGCTTCGACGGCTTCGTCGTCGAGGACGTCACCGCCCTGGCCGGTTACTCGAGGCGCACCTTCGCGAACCACTACTCGTGCAAAGAGGACGCCGTGGCCTCGGTGCTCCTGAACAAGGCGGGCGCGGCGGTGGACGCCTCCGACCTGTCGATGCTGGCGTCCTTCCAGGGCACCGACATCGACCTGCTCGAGCTGCTGCTGCTGTCGGCCGTCGACACCCAGCTCGTGGACTACATGATCAGCCTCCGCCACCTGCTGCGGACGCACGAACCCCTGCTGCCCTACGTGCTCGCGGTCGGCGTCCCCATGACCGAACGCGTCGGCGACGTGATCGGCCTGGCCGTCGGCCCCTCGCGGGACGACCTGACCACGTCCTTGCTGATCCACTCGACCTGGGGTGCCGTCATCGCCGTGCTGCGCGGCGTCTACGACCCCTGGGCCGACACGACCACCGACGACGAACGCGTCGACGCCCTCCGCGCCTACTGGGCGACGACGTTCGAGCGCTTCCGCACGGGCTTCGGCCCCGTGGCCTGAGCCGGTCCGCACCGCACCGCACCGCACGGCACCGCACGGCACCGCGTTTCGTGCACGGCACCGGGTAGAGACGCGGTGCCGTGCACGAAACGCGGTGCGACACGCTGGGCTCGGGACGAGGAGGCGCGGTGCCGGCCTCGTCAGGCCAGCAGGTCCACGGCGAGGTAGCCGGCGTAGCCGCCCGACGTACGTCCGTCACGCCGTCCCGAGGTCAGCACCTCGCCGACGTCCGAGGCGACGAGCGTCGCCCCGGCGTCACGCAGCCGGTCGACGAGGACGTTGTCCTCGTGCAGGTCGACGGGCGCGAACCCGCCGACGGACCGGTACGACGACGCCCGCACCCCGAGGTTGGCCCCGTGCACGTGGCCGTTCGGCCGTCCGGGCGTGTGCCGGGCCGTCCAGGCCGCGATCTGCCGCGGCGAGAGGTCGGCGAAGTCCGGGCGCACGGTCCCGATCACGACGTCGGCGCCCGAGGCGGCCCGGTCGAGCTGGTCGTCGATCCAGCCCGGCGGCACGACCGAGTCGGCGTCGGTGCAGGCGAGCCACACCGCGTCGAGCGGCAGGTCGTCCGAGGGCGCGCCGAGTTCGTCCAGGGCGACGTCGACGCCGACGGCCCGTGCGACGCCGACCCCGCGGGCCTCGATCTCGACGACGGTCACGCGGGCGTGCGCACGAGCAGCCGCCACCGTCCCGTCGGTGCAGGCGTCGGCCACGAGGACGACGACGACCCGCACCTCCGGATGGGTCCTGGCCGTGTGCCGCCGCGCGACGTCGACGCCGTCGAGGGCGCGCGAGACGAGTTCCTCCTCGTCGTGCGCGGGGACGACGACCGCGACGGCCCGCACGGGGCCGGCCGGGGTCGGGCGGGCGGGCGCGTCGCTCATCGCAGGCCCGTCCGCTGGGCGACCGACCGGGGGTCGCGCGAGAAGACGTCGAGCACGAAGTCGCCCTCGACGTGGTGCGAGACCCGGTGGAGGCGCGGGTCGGCGCCCAGCCGGGCGTGGACGTCGTCCGCGCCCTGCCGGAAGTCCCCCTCGGGCTGGGTCCAGTGGCAGGCCAGGACGTCGCCGTCGTCGGCCAGACCGTCGACGATCGAGTCCACCAGCCGCCCGAACGCCTCCGGGGCCAGGTAGTAGCCGACCTCGCTGAGCACGACGAGGTCGAAGGTGCCCGACGGGTAGTCGGCGGCGGCGTCGGCCTGCTCGACCGTGACGTGCGGCAGGTTCGCGAGCCGCTCGCGAGCGGCTTGCACGGCGACCGACGACACGTCGAGGGCCAGCAGGCGGTCCGCCGCGGGGGCCAGGTCGCCCGTCAGCACGCCGATCGAGCAGCCCACCTCGAGCACGCGGCCGTAGCGCTCACGAGGCAGCGACGCCACGGTGAGGGCGCGCTTGCGGCGCTCGTACCAGCGCGTCGTGACCCGCCACGGGTCGGCGCGGCGGGCGTGCGTCCGGTCGAACGTCGCCTCGGTCGCCGGGACCGACGCCGCGGCGCCCCCGCCCTGGCCGTCCGCGTCCTGGCCGTCCGCCTGCGACCCGGCCACGACGAAGACCTCGCGCCCGCGGGTGAAGTGCCGCTCGAACACCGGGTGCAGCACGGGTGCATCCTCGGGCGCGCTCGAGAGGGGTCGGCGCTGCGAGACGTACGCCGCGAGGGCCGAGCGCTTCGCGGCGTCGGCGACGGCGTCCAGGGACGACAGCCGCAGCGACGGCCAGGGCACGTCGGGGTGGTCGGGCGACCCCCAGTGCCACAGCCAGATCGGGTACTCGAGCAGCGTCGTGCCGGCCTGGTCCCCCTCGGCCACCAGCTCGGCGGCGATCTCGCCGAGCACGCGGTGGTCCCGGTGGCCGTCCCCGCGCCAGGGCGCCACGACCAGGCCACCCGGACCGGGCAGCAGGGGCCGCAGCCGCTCGGTGATCTCGGCACGGGCCTCGCGGACCGCCCCGTCGGCGATGCTCCACTGCACCAGCTCGACGTCGTGACCCAGCAGGTGGACCGCGACCCGCGCCTCCTCGGCCCTCGTCGCGACGAGGTCCTCGGCGCTCGTGCTCGAGCCGGGGTGCGAGGCGGCGCCGTCGGTGACCACGACGACCGTGACCGGGACGCCGCGGGCGGCCGCGTCGGCGATCAGCCCGCCGGCGCCGAGGGTCTCGTCGTCGGGGTGGGCGGCCAGCACGACGAGGCGCGACGCCGCGGACGGGTCGACGGCGCCGTCGAGCGGCGGCAGGTCGAGGAGGCGCGGGTCGGCCTCCCAGGTCTCCACCGGGGTCCCCGGCGCGCGACCGTCGAAGCTCACCACGTGGGACGTCCGTCGGCCACGGCCCGACGCAGGACCGTCTGGCCGAGCGACGCGTCGTCGCGTTCGCCGTGGTGCTGGCGGAGGTAGAGCTCGAGGTCGGCGACGCGCTTGGCGTGGGCCGCGTCGGTGGCGAGCGGGGCCGGGCCGAGGGCACGGGACGCCCGCGCGAGCACGTCGTCGCAGGCGTGGGCGACCGTCCCGCGGACGCGCTTGGCCAGCAGCCGCCCGGCGTCACCGGTCGCCTCACCGGCGTCGACGAGGTCGGCGGCCTCGACCAGCGCCCGGCGGGCGTCGGCCAGTCGCGTGTCGACGAGGCCGAGGGCCTGCAGGAGGTGCGGGTCGGCAGGGCGCTCCGGCGTGCGCGACGAGGCGGTCACCGCCGCGGCCAGCAGCGTGCGGGCCACGCCGACCGCGCCGCCGTACCAGCACGCCGCGACTCCGATCCCGCCCCACGAGAAGCCGGGACGCTCGAGGTACCACCCGGGGGCACCGACCTCGTAGGCCTCGACGTCGTCGAAGTCGACCGGGCCGGAGGGGATCTCGACGAGGCCCCTGGCGTGCCAGGCGTCCGCCGTCACGGTCACGCCCGCCTGGCGGAGGTCGACCGAGAACAGCCGACGCTCGTCGCCGACCCAGGCGGTGACGAGCGCGCCGTCGAGGGTGCCCGCCAGGGAGCACCAGGGCTTCGTGCCGGCCAGTGACCACGGACCCGACCCGTCCGGGCCCCGGGTCGCCGTCAGACGGACGCCGGGCCCCTCGGCGGCGAACACGCCCCAGGTGAACGGGTCGGCGGTCCGAGCGCGCGGGGGGACGGAGGAGCGGTCGCCGTCGTCCTCGTCGGACAGGATCTCGGTGGCGGTCGCGGCGCCGACCTCGGCGTGCTGGTCGAGGATGGCGAGGGCGTCGAGGTGCGGTTCGGCCGCTCGGGCCGCACCGAGATCGTGGGCGGCGAGCGTCGCCAGGGCCTGCCAGAGGTCGGCCGTCGAGCCGAGTCCGGGCA
It encodes the following:
- a CDS encoding response regulator, whose translation is MKILIADDDPQILRALKVTLGARGYDVFTAADGREALDLAASRHPDLVMLDLGMPHLDGVEVITGLRGWSTVPILVVSGRTDAADKVEALDAGADDYVTKPFSMDELLARIRAQTRRLPSGTDDEQPVVTFGDVQVDLAAKTVVRRPGGGAGGGAGARGGAGAGGGAGSGGTAVRLTPTEWKILELLLHSPDKLITRETILTEVWGPFHAKDTGYLRLYFAQLRKKLEPVPAAPRHLVTVLGMGYRFVPDAGAEVVEEA
- a CDS encoding PIG-L family deacetylase, with protein sequence METWEADPRLLDLPPLDGAVDPSAASRLVVLAAHPDDETLGAGGLIADAAARGVPVTVVVVTDGAASHPGSSTSAEDLVATRAEEARVAVHLLGHDVELVQWSIADGAVREARAEITERLRPLLPGPGGLVVAPWRGDGHRDHRVLGEIAAELVAEGDQAGTTLLEYPIWLWHWGSPDHPDVPWPSLRLSSLDAVADAAKRSALAAYVSQRRPLSSAPEDAPVLHPVFERHFTRGREVFVVAGSQADGQDADGQGGGAAASVPATEATFDRTHARRADPWRVTTRWYERRKRALTVASLPRERYGRVLEVGCSIGVLTGDLAPAADRLLALDVSSVAVQAARERLANLPHVTVEQADAAADYPSGTFDLVVLSEVGYYLAPEAFGRLVDSIVDGLADDGDVLACHWTQPEGDFRQGADDVHARLGADPRLHRVSHHVEGDFVLDVFSRDPRSVAQRTGLR
- a CDS encoding ATP-binding protein, producing the protein MKRGQLRVVLGAAPGVGKTYTMLEEGARLRSEGVDVVVAVVETHGRRATSALVGDLEVVPRRAVVHRGVALDELDLEAVLARAPQLALVDELAHTNAPGSTHEKRWQDVEALLVAGIDVVSTVNVQHVDSLTDVVERITGATQRETVPDAVLRAADQVELVDLAPQALRDRLAEGVVYPADRVDAALSNFFRLGNLTALRELALLWLADEVDSALKAYRDEHGIDSTWEARERVVVALTGGPEGETLIRRGARIAARSSGGELVAVHVSAQDGLRQGAPGALAAQRALVEKLGGTYHQVVGSDVPRALVAFARGVNASQLVIGVSRRGRLAAALTGPGIGSTVIRESGRIDVHIVTHSSAGRDRVLPRLGGALSRRRVIAGFVLALVAGPLLTGLLAGHRSEDGIAGTVLVFQLLVVVVAVTGGIWPALLAALLSGVTLDLFFIAPIYQLTIAEPLHLAALVLYVLNAAIVSYVVDQAARRSRAAARALAETELLATVAGSVLRGQDALQALIGRTREALGMTRVRVVQGGVEIGEARLADDGRPGAGSPAGTTTSIAAGADATLELTGPELQAADRRLLDVVAAQVEAALAHSELSRAAGQVAPLAEVDRMRSALLAAVGHDLRRPLAAATAAVSGLRQTDVAWSDSDRDELLSTAHESLDSLSTLVTDLLDVSRVQAGALAVTPADVDVDEVVLGALDELGLGPADVELALRATVPPVRADAVLLQRVVVNLLDNALRHSPPDASVRISTSAFGDRVELRVVDRGPGVPVERRDEILVAFQRLGDTDNGTGLGLGLALSKGFVEAMGGTLALDDTPGGGLTMVVGLPVVPGPGGAGEAGPGGAGEADRVRSAT
- a CDS encoding acyl-CoA dehydrogenase family protein, which gives rise to MSPSAPARSTDPIEPVTLGGAGPVVGTATALVVEGLRSRPAPSVGDALDLAVELGRHGALPGLGSTADLWQALATLAAHDLGAARAAEPHLDALAILDQHAEVGAATATEILSDEDDGDRSSVPPRARTADPFTWGVFAAEGPGVRLTATRGPDGSGPWSLAGTKPWCSLAGTLDGALVTAWVGDERRLFSVDLRQAGVTVTADAWHARGLVEIPSGPVDFDDVEAYEVGAPGWYLERPGFSWGGIGVAACWYGGAVGVARTLLAAAVTASSRTPERPADPHLLQALGLVDTRLADARRALVEAADLVDAGEATGDAGRLLAKRVRGTVAHACDDVLARASRALGPAPLATDAAHAKRVADLELYLRQHHGERDDASLGQTVLRRAVADGRPTW
- a CDS encoding TetR family transcriptional regulator, with product MQQTPARGDLTRFGTEAVGGRDEKRRATSRGLADAAFRLATEKGFDGFVVEDVTALAGYSRRTFANHYSCKEDAVASVLLNKAGAAVDASDLSMLASFQGTDIDLLELLLLSAVDTQLVDYMISLRHLLRTHEPLLPYVLAVGVPMTERVGDVIGLAVGPSRDDLTTSLLIHSTWGAVIAVLRGVYDPWADTTTDDERVDALRAYWATTFERFRTGFGPVA
- a CDS encoding glycosyltransferase, whose product is MSDAPARPTPAGPVRAVAVVVPAHDEEELVSRALDGVDVARRHTARTHPEVRVVVVLVADACTDGTVAAARAHARVTVVEIEARGVGVARAVGVDVALDELGAPSDDLPLDAVWLACTDADSVVPPGWIDDQLDRAASGADVVIGTVRPDFADLSPRQIAAWTARHTPGRPNGHVHGANLGVRASSYRSVGGFAPVDLHEDNVLVDRLRDAGATLVASDVGEVLTSGRRDGRTSGGYAGYLAVDLLA